One window from the genome of Myxococcales bacterium encodes:
- a CDS encoding M28 family peptidase: MTSDAGALSSEVMMTWIRDMAALGARRAGSPAGHACESYLADKLASFDLANVRREAMEVEVYVPTQANVSVREGDAWHELAAQWIPHAAFTPEGGLEAPMVWATPSGEARAGQWQGKIVVAEIRFPMLQASLLRKLSLGMHDPDNDVADVNHPATWVRLNWHLYQQAAARGAVGFIGILVDQPGGSHRMYAPYGFKERDILDKPLPGFWVGRDDGARLRQLAGAGATARLVLSGTRGPGVTHNIVGELPGAAADAEAVVIHCHHDSPFESPVEDASGCAVVLAVARALAEAGPLRRRVIVLFTAGHFYGSIGTRTFISRHRDTLLPQIALEITTEHVAKEAVEDASGKLVPNGRTEATGCFVPFQRALADRILGHIKANALQRTLLLPPEGPLGDYPPTDGGDWHEAGIPIINFISNPVYLLTADDALPWVDEPRLPRLAQTVLDIVRDVDTLSKAELGRTDMPMRRLLMRGLMHLARAKTTRLGTRPVY, translated from the coding sequence ATGACCAGCGACGCAGGCGCACTAAGCTCCGAGGTTATGATGACCTGGATCCGCGACATGGCGGCCTTGGGGGCACGCCGCGCTGGCAGCCCCGCGGGACATGCTTGTGAAAGCTATCTCGCTGACAAGTTGGCTTCGTTTGACCTTGCTAACGTGCGGCGCGAAGCCATGGAGGTCGAGGTCTACGTGCCAACCCAGGCCAACGTCTCCGTGCGCGAAGGCGACGCGTGGCACGAGCTCGCGGCGCAGTGGATTCCCCACGCCGCCTTCACGCCCGAAGGCGGCCTTGAGGCGCCGATGGTGTGGGCGACCCCAAGCGGCGAGGCCCGTGCCGGGCAATGGCAAGGCAAGATCGTCGTCGCCGAAATTCGATTTCCGATGTTGCAAGCGAGCCTGCTGCGCAAGCTGAGCCTTGGCATGCACGACCCCGACAACGACGTTGCCGACGTCAACCATCCCGCGACGTGGGTGCGCCTTAATTGGCATTTGTATCAGCAGGCCGCCGCGCGCGGCGCGGTAGGGTTTATCGGCATCTTGGTCGATCAGCCGGGCGGCTCGCATCGCATGTATGCGCCCTATGGGTTTAAGGAGCGCGACATTCTCGACAAGCCGCTGCCAGGGTTTTGGGTCGGGCGCGACGACGGCGCCCGCCTGCGGCAGCTAGCTGGCGCGGGCGCGACGGCGCGCTTGGTGCTCTCCGGTACGCGCGGTCCCGGCGTCACCCACAACATTGTAGGCGAGCTGCCCGGCGCCGCTGCCGACGCCGAAGCCGTGGTGATCCATTGCCACCACGATTCACCGTTTGAATCGCCGGTCGAAGATGCCTCGGGATGCGCGGTCGTGCTGGCCGTGGCGAGGGCGCTCGCCGAAGCTGGGCCGTTGCGACGCCGCGTGATCGTGCTTTTTACCGCGGGCCATTTCTACGGGTCGATTGGCACGCGCACGTTTATCTCGCGCCATCGCGACACCTTGCTGCCGCAAATTGCGCTCGAAATTACAACCGAGCATGTGGCCAAAGAGGCTGTCGAAGACGCCAGTGGCAAATTAGTCCCCAACGGCAGAACCGAAGCTACCGGCTGTTTTGTGCCATTTCAGCGCGCGCTGGCCGATCGCATTCTGGGGCATATCAAGGCCAATGCCCTCCAGCGCACGCTGCTGTTGCCGCCCGAGGGCCCGCTTGGCGACTACCCACCGACCGATGGCGGCGATTGGCACGAGGCGGGCATTCCGATCATCAACTTCATCAGCAACCCGGTCTATCTGCTCACCGCCGACGACGCCTTGCCCTGGGTCGACGAGCCGCGCCTGCCACGCCTAGCGCAAACCGTGCTCGACATCGTGCGCGACGTCGATACCCTCAGCAAGGCTGAGCTCGGGCGCACCGACATGCCGATGCGCAGGCTGCTGATGCGCGGCCTCATGCACCTCGCGCGCGCCAAGACCACGCGGCTGGGCACGCGGCCAGTATATTGA
- a CDS encoding TIGR01777 family protein, with protein MKLLLTGATGFVGRALCLRLLRDGHELHAVVRDVAAARAVLGEDVRLVAWRDGDGLAAMVAACDGVIHLAGEPIVGKRWHAARKEALRHSRLDTAKTLALYAARREAPLHVVIGASAIGYYGDRGDETLSETSAAGPSDDFAAKLCADWEQASLDIPARRHVITRVGLVLGADGGLLATMTPTFKLGLGAVLAGGEAWQAWIHLNDLVEIFARAVADSGFAGVYNATAPNPVTNREFSEALAARYGKRARLGAPRWVLRGALGEAAGLVLASTKAMPVALTAQGFRFAFTDVRAALADLINANASAV; from the coding sequence ATGAAGCTCTTGCTAACTGGCGCCACGGGATTTGTTGGACGCGCGCTTTGCCTGCGGCTGTTGCGCGATGGCCACGAGCTGCATGCGGTGGTGCGCGATGTTGCAGCGGCACGCGCGGTGCTCGGCGAGGACGTGCGCCTCGTGGCCTGGCGAGACGGCGATGGGCTCGCGGCGATGGTGGCGGCGTGCGATGGCGTGATCCATCTCGCCGGCGAACCCATTGTCGGCAAGCGGTGGCATGCGGCGCGCAAGGAGGCGCTGCGCCACAGCCGCTTAGACACCGCCAAGACGCTCGCGCTTTATGCCGCGCGGCGCGAGGCTCCCTTGCACGTGGTAATAGGTGCCAGCGCGATTGGTTACTACGGCGATCGCGGCGACGAGACGCTCAGCGAAACCTCCGCGGCCGGCCCAAGCGATGACTTTGCCGCCAAGTTATGCGCGGACTGGGAGCAGGCCAGCCTCGACATTCCCGCGCGGCGCCATGTCATCACGCGCGTCGGCCTCGTGCTTGGCGCGGACGGCGGGCTGCTAGCGACCATGACGCCAACGTTTAAGTTAGGGCTGGGCGCGGTGCTCGCTGGCGGTGAGGCGTGGCAGGCGTGGATTCATTTGAATGACCTCGTCGAGATCTTTGCGCGCGCGGTCGCCGACTCGGGGTTTGCGGGCGTCTACAATGCCACGGCGCCCAACCCCGTGACGAATCGTGAATTCTCCGAGGCGCTCGCCGCCCGCTACGGGAAGCGCGCCCGACTTGGCGCGCCGCGCTGGGTCTTGCGAGGTGCGCTCGGCGAGGCCGCGGGCTTGGTGTTGGCGTCAACCAAGGCGATGCCCGTCGCGCTGACGGCGCAAGGATTTCGCTTTGCCTTTACCGACGTGCGCGCGGCGTTGGCAGACCTAATCAACGCCAACGCTAGCGCCGTTTAA
- a CDS encoding shikimate dehydrogenase, which yields MAPLPKLVPTAQNSPLRFAVIGAPVAHSLSPQMHAAAFLSRRVNATFERCEVAPSELAATLTELRQTMRGLSVTVPHKEAIMPLCDEVSMMAKRVGAVNCVSITEAGLVGHNTDAPGFVTALLADGVGVENKNVVLLGAGGAARAVELGLSQAGANVEVVARQPANVTWVDAHKWAILDDLLPWADVVVDCTPTGLRAGDDQVFAAIVPLSKLKASAVVVSLVYHRTPALLVQASARGHRTIDGVGMLAYQGALAWPLWGLPHPDVREMLAAVRTSIDN from the coding sequence ATGGCGCCACTTCCTAAACTGGTGCCCACCGCGCAAAACTCGCCGCTGCGCTTTGCGGTGATTGGCGCCCCCGTCGCGCATTCGCTTAGCCCGCAGATGCACGCTGCGGCGTTCTTGTCGCGCCGGGTCAATGCCACCTTTGAGCGCTGCGAAGTGGCGCCAAGCGAACTAGCTGCGACCTTGACCGAGTTGCGACAAACCATGCGAGGGCTGTCGGTGACGGTGCCGCACAAGGAAGCAATCATGCCGCTGTGCGACGAGGTGTCGATGATGGCCAAGCGGGTTGGCGCGGTCAATTGCGTTTCGATTACCGAGGCCGGCCTCGTGGGTCACAACACCGACGCCCCGGGCTTTGTCACCGCGTTGCTTGCCGACGGCGTTGGCGTCGAAAACAAAAATGTGGTGTTGCTTGGCGCCGGTGGAGCGGCGCGCGCGGTTGAACTCGGCTTGTCACAGGCCGGCGCGAATGTCGAAGTGGTGGCGCGGCAACCCGCCAACGTGACGTGGGTCGACGCGCATAAATGGGCGATTCTCGACGATTTGCTGCCGTGGGCCGACGTCGTCGTCGACTGCACGCCCACGGGCTTGCGGGCTGGCGACGATCAGGTGTTCGCGGCGATTGTGCCACTTTCCAAGCTCAAGGCGAGCGCGGTCGTGGTGTCGCTGGTCTATCACCGCACGCCGGCCTTGCTCGTACAGGCGTCGGCGCGAGGCCACCGCACGATCGACGGCGTCGGCATGCTGGCCTATCAAGGCGCGCTCGCATGGCCGTTGTGGGGGCTGCCTCATCCCGACGTGCGCGAGATGTTGGCGGCGGTTCGCACCAGCATCGACAATTAA
- the xseA gene encoding exodeoxyribonuclease VII large subunit, giving the protein MKAASPAALSVREVVAKAGRALETSLGTLHVEGEISQLSRPTSGHIYFSLRDGEAVLPVVMWRSDAQRLRFELVMGAKVEVRGKLGIYAASGKFQLYATTAAPAGAGEAALAFEALRQKLTAEGLFDPARKRLLPALPKRIGIVTSKHGAALHDILRTLERRFPMAVLIADCMVQGEAAPAQIVAAITAIGHTDVDVVIIGRGGGSAQDLAAFNHEAVVRAVAACPKPTIVAVGHEVDVTLAELAADLRASTPTAAAEHAVPVYDDLLFSLEQLEQRLVREWNRVMRTAREDLDRAEDAASHAMRHRLHQFERKLGAAAQALSAHAPRAKLAARRGEFEALASRLGALHPAARLARLHGEVAALGTRGEQAAAKLLQQRRADYRVCVGKLEAFSPLRVLQRGYAIASHRGQPLTNVATIVVGDRVDVRLAHGTLVCDVASLATIPDDGATS; this is encoded by the coding sequence TTGAAAGCGGCGTCGCCGGCGGCGCTCTCCGTGCGCGAGGTGGTGGCCAAGGCCGGCCGCGCGCTCGAAACCTCGCTCGGCACGCTCCATGTCGAAGGCGAAATCTCTCAGCTCTCGCGACCAACGAGTGGGCATATCTATTTTTCGCTGCGCGACGGCGAGGCGGTGTTGCCGGTAGTGATGTGGCGCAGCGACGCGCAACGGCTGCGCTTTGAGCTCGTTATGGGCGCCAAGGTGGAGGTGCGCGGCAAGCTCGGTATTTATGCAGCCAGCGGCAAGTTTCAGCTCTATGCCACCACCGCCGCCCCGGCGGGCGCGGGCGAAGCGGCCTTGGCCTTTGAGGCCTTGCGGCAAAAGCTGACCGCTGAGGGCCTGTTTGATCCGGCGCGCAAGCGGCTATTGCCGGCCTTGCCCAAACGCATAGGCATTGTCACGTCGAAACACGGCGCGGCGCTGCACGATATCTTGCGCACGCTTGAGCGCCGCTTTCCGATGGCGGTGCTGATTGCCGATTGCATGGTGCAGGGCGAGGCCGCGCCGGCGCAGATCGTGGCGGCGATAACGGCGATTGGCCATACCGACGTCGACGTGGTGATCATTGGCCGCGGCGGCGGTTCGGCGCAAGATCTGGCGGCGTTCAACCACGAGGCGGTGGTGCGCGCGGTGGCGGCCTGTCCGAAGCCGACGATCGTTGCGGTCGGGCACGAAGTTGACGTCACGCTTGCCGAGCTGGCCGCCGACCTCCGCGCCTCGACGCCGACCGCGGCGGCCGAGCACGCGGTGCCGGTCTACGACGACTTACTGTTTTCGCTTGAGCAATTGGAACAACGCCTGGTGCGTGAGTGGAACCGCGTGATGCGCACCGCGCGCGAAGACTTGGACCGTGCCGAGGACGCCGCGAGCCATGCGATGCGCCATAGGTTGCATCAATTTGAACGCAAGCTCGGCGCGGCCGCACAGGCCTTGAGTGCGCACGCGCCGCGCGCAAAATTGGCGGCACGGCGCGGCGAGTTTGAAGCCTTGGCCTCGCGGCTCGGCGCGCTTCATCCCGCGGCGCGCTTGGCCAGGCTGCATGGCGAGGTGGCCGCCCTCGGCACGCGCGGTGAGCAAGCCGCCGCAAAATTACTGCAGCAGCGTCGAGCCGACTATCGCGTGTGCGTCGGCAAGCTCGAGGCGTTTAGCCCGTTGCGCGTGCTGCAGCGCGGGTATGCCATTGCCTCGCATCGTGGGCAGCCGCTCACCAACGTCGCCACGATTGTGGTTGGTGATCGGGTCGACGTCCGATTGGCACACGGCACGCTTGTCTGCGACGTCGCCTCTCTTGCTACAATACCAGACGATGGCGCCACTTCCTAA
- a CDS encoding amidohydrolase family protein gives MHDLVIRNANLVDGTGAPARLADVAVNGPFISEVTVAGKAGNGKRELDAAGRLLTPGFVDIHTHYDAQASWDPYLTPSSQHGCTTVVMGNCGVGFAPADPARHAWLIRLMEGVEDIPGAALSEGITWGWETFPEYLDVISRRDHTIDYAALVAHSAVRGYVMGDRGAKNEDATPEDIARMAAIVGEGIAAGAFGFSTSRTPIHKSMDGEYAPGTFAKHDELFGIARAMAKAGGGMYQTVIWHPNLLDELTWMKELARETGLPVSFNLQQFDQVPQMWRQVLTELDAIEAENLPIYAQVAGRGIGILMSWEGTAHPFAIHPTFLKMAGLTPAQRLAELKKPEVRAQMLGEQQAPLSMLPAWITPEFASFVLQSFHKMYLVEGAIDYEPTAEHTLTAMAAATSKSVYELAYDHMCKGGLIYFPVFNYADSILEPTRALHQHPRTRLGLSDAGAHCGSICDGGMPTFMLTHWARDRTRGAKMPLEFVVKRQTSETAAMFGFHDRGVVAPGKRADLNLINYEELKVMTPFMAYDLPAGGRRLMQNAKGYDATFVAGVQIVDHDQFTGALPGKLVRRGR, from the coding sequence ATGCATGACCTAGTCATTCGAAATGCCAACTTGGTCGATGGCACTGGTGCGCCGGCACGTCTAGCCGACGTCGCCGTTAACGGTCCATTTATCTCTGAGGTCACGGTGGCGGGCAAGGCCGGAAATGGTAAGCGCGAGCTCGATGCCGCGGGACGCCTGCTCACGCCGGGTTTTGTCGATATCCATACCCATTACGACGCGCAAGCCTCGTGGGATCCTTACCTCACGCCGTCGTCGCAACACGGCTGCACAACCGTGGTGATGGGCAATTGCGGCGTTGGCTTTGCGCCCGCCGACCCGGCGCGCCATGCCTGGCTGATTCGTCTCATGGAGGGCGTCGAAGACATCCCGGGCGCGGCGCTCTCCGAGGGCATTACCTGGGGCTGGGAGACCTTTCCCGAATATCTCGACGTGATCTCAAGGCGCGACCACACCATCGATTACGCGGCGCTCGTCGCCCATTCGGCGGTGCGTGGCTACGTCATGGGCGATCGCGGCGCCAAGAACGAAGATGCCACGCCCGAGGATATCGCCCGCATGGCGGCGATCGTCGGCGAAGGGATTGCCGCGGGTGCCTTCGGTTTTTCGACCTCGCGCACGCCGATTCATAAATCTATGGATGGCGAATACGCGCCGGGCACCTTTGCAAAACACGACGAATTGTTTGGCATCGCGCGCGCCATGGCGAAGGCCGGCGGCGGCATGTACCAGACCGTCATCTGGCACCCCAACCTGCTCGACGAGCTAACATGGATGAAGGAGCTAGCGCGCGAGACCGGGCTGCCGGTGAGCTTTAACTTGCAACAGTTTGATCAGGTGCCGCAGATGTGGCGGCAGGTGCTCACCGAGCTCGACGCCATTGAGGCCGAAAACCTGCCGATCTACGCGCAGGTCGCCGGCCGCGGCATTGGCATCTTGATGTCGTGGGAGGGCACGGCGCACCCGTTTGCGATTCATCCGACATTTTTGAAGATGGCGGGCCTTACGCCAGCGCAGCGTCTTGCCGAGCTTAAAAAGCCTGAGGTGCGGGCGCAGATGCTCGGTGAGCAACAGGCGCCGCTGTCCATGCTGCCGGCGTGGATCACGCCCGAGTTTGCCTCGTTTGTGCTGCAGAGCTTTCACAAGATGTACTTGGTCGAAGGTGCCATCGACTACGAGCCCACCGCCGAGCACACGCTCACAGCGATGGCGGCCGCCACCAGCAAGTCGGTTTACGAGCTCGCCTATGATCATATGTGTAAGGGCGGGCTAATCTACTTCCCCGTGTTTAATTACGCGGACAGCATCCTCGAGCCAACGCGCGCCTTGCACCAACATCCGCGCACGCGGCTTGGGCTGTCCGACGCCGGCGCGCACTGCGGTTCGATATGCGACGGCGGCATGCCGACGTTCATGCTTACCCATTGGGCGCGAGATCGCACGCGCGGTGCCAAGATGCCGCTCGAGTTTGTCGTCAAGCGGCAAACGTCTGAGACCGCCGCGATGTTTGGCTTTCACGATCGCGGCGTGGTAGCGCCCGGCAAGCGCGCCGACCTCAACCTCATCAACTATGAGGAACTCAAGGTGATGACGCCGTTTATGGCCTACGATCTTCCCGCCGGCGGCCGTCGCCTCATGCAAAACGCCAAAGGCTACGATGCGACGTTTGTCGCGGGCGTGCAGATCGTCGACCACGACCAGTTTACCGGCGCGCTGCCAGGAAAGCTTGTGCGGCGCGGCCGCTAA
- a CDS encoding VWA domain-containing protein, translated as MRQRRHVQIACAVMLLALGGCVGVARVVVRPPPAVATAIAVGAVAHTVATVALTGQMRITVDAWARFSTSTGGIAVVSQGAADVPVLIRDIFDRGLAPGAPVDVVFVIDTTGSMRDDIDAVKKDMRAIIAHLRRRNPDHTIGLTAYRDRGDDYVSRTMLPLVYDERAIDAAIHALTVDGGGDTPEHVYAGLDTALRESAWRPHAAHHIILMGDAPPHDDYADDPRTFHAVIALAEPLRVAIHTIGVATDRE; from the coding sequence ATGAGGCAACGTCGACATGTCCAAATTGCTTGCGCCGTGATGTTACTAGCGCTCGGCGGTTGCGTCGGCGTCGCGCGCGTGGTCGTGCGGCCGCCGCCTGCAGTGGCAACGGCGATAGCGGTCGGCGCGGTCGCGCACACCGTGGCGACCGTCGCGCTGACCGGGCAGATGAGGATCACCGTGGACGCGTGGGCGCGTTTTTCGACCTCCACCGGCGGCATCGCCGTGGTGTCGCAGGGCGCGGCCGACGTGCCGGTGCTCATTCGCGATATTTTTGATCGCGGGCTGGCGCCCGGCGCGCCGGTCGACGTGGTGTTTGTCATCGACACCACCGGCTCAATGCGCGACGACATCGACGCGGTCAAAAAAGACATGCGCGCCATCATCGCCCACTTGCGCCGGCGCAACCCCGACCATACGATTGGCCTCACGGCGTATCGCGACCGCGGCGACGACTACGTCAGCCGCACCATGTTGCCGCTGGTCTACGACGAGCGCGCCATCGACGCCGCCATCCACGCGCTGACCGTCGACGGCGGCGGCGACACGCCCGAGCATGTCTATGCCGGCCTCGACACGGCGCTGCGCGAGAGCGCATGGCGGCCGCACGCCGCGCACCACATTATCCTAATGGGCGACGCCCCACCGCACGACGACTACGCCGACGATCCGCGCACCTTCCATGCCGTGATCGCGCTCGCCGAACCCCTGCGCGTCGCCATCCACACCATCGGCGTCGCCACCGACAGAGAGTAG
- a CDS encoding HD domain-containing protein: MDRPSLLALPNDADTFAKVGAWCEADPTWIFAFAAAIATEGGAWPSEAATRAAQQTVARLASLPGEGVRAGLEPVIMGRDVDNALEWLKEIGAIALLFPELQATVDLTQETDRQHKDVWAHTKQVVKQSVRRPLVRWAALLHDIGKVPTRTFTAQGVHFHGHAHVGARLFDKISRRIIWDRDERHTIRFLVNNHLRTNSYSHDGWSDSAVRRFTREMGPYVPDLLDLSRADITSKRPGQRQRILAGISDLSDRADELARQDAILPPLPTGVGNAIMAAFQLAPSRLIGDLKKHLEEKVAAGELQARREDEYYVAYLARTAMVPGASPELNATLAAAGGLIDQDDADASAREAAGDLEGKHRCPIHDDDAHDDPNAPTPGVLVCSC; this comes from the coding sequence ATGGACCGCCCCTCGCTTTTGGCGCTGCCCAATGATGCGGACACCTTTGCCAAGGTGGGCGCATGGTGCGAGGCCGATCCAACGTGGATCTTCGCGTTTGCCGCGGCCATCGCCACCGAGGGCGGCGCCTGGCCCTCAGAGGCGGCGACGCGGGCGGCGCAGCAAACCGTCGCCAGGCTGGCGAGCCTGCCCGGCGAGGGCGTGCGGGCCGGGCTCGAGCCCGTCATCATGGGGCGCGACGTCGACAACGCGCTTGAGTGGCTCAAAGAAATTGGTGCGATCGCGCTGCTCTTTCCCGAGCTACAGGCCACGGTCGACCTGACGCAAGAGACAGATCGGCAGCACAAAGACGTGTGGGCGCACACCAAACAGGTGGTCAAGCAGTCGGTGCGTCGGCCGCTCGTGCGCTGGGCAGCGCTGCTCCACGACATCGGCAAGGTGCCGACGCGGACCTTCACCGCGCAAGGCGTGCACTTTCACGGGCATGCGCATGTTGGGGCGCGCCTATTCGATAAGATCAGCCGCCGCATTATCTGGGATCGAGACGAACGCCACACCATTCGTTTCTTGGTCAACAATCATCTGCGCACCAACTCATACTCGCATGATGGTTGGAGCGATAGCGCGGTGCGCCGCTTCACCCGCGAGATGGGGCCGTATGTGCCCGACCTGCTCGATCTGTCGCGCGCCGATATTACGTCCAAGCGCCCCGGCCAGCGTCAGCGCATATTGGCGGGCATCAGCGATCTGTCCGATCGGGCCGACGAACTCGCGCGGCAAGACGCCATCTTGCCGCCGCTGCCAACTGGCGTCGGCAATGCGATCATGGCGGCATTTCAACTCGCGCCATCGCGTCTGATCGGCGATCTGAAAAAACACCTCGAGGAAAAGGTTGCTGCCGGCGAGCTGCAGGCGCGCCGCGAAGACGAATACTATGTCGCGTATCTCGCGCGGACGGCGATGGTGCCCGGCGCCTCGCCCGAGCTCAACGCGACGCTCGCGGCCGCGGGAGGTCTTATCGACCAAGACGACGCCGACGCTAGCGCGCGCGAGGCCGCCGGCGATCTCGAGGGCAAGCACCGCTGCCCGATTCACGATGACGATGCGCACGACGATCCCAACGCGCCGACACCGGGCGTGCTCGTCTGTTCTTGTTAG
- a CDS encoding ATP-binding cassette domain-containing protein: MVKKRSWFFATTMMAGYIAITGMIWMGGRALISGEMTAGDLTSFFLYTFMVAGGFAELAGLWGSLKRAAGAAQRLFEIVDTSPEVASPAKPTPLPEGGGHLAFEGVTFRYPARADVEVLRDVSFEVKPGQVIAIVGASGGGKSTILQLLFRFFDANAGRVTFEGVDVRQLALPELRRALALVAQDPVLFSGTIAENICYGLEGGNKGSGDAGAMERAARDANAHEFIAGFPDGYETVVGERGVKLSGGQKQRLALARALVTNPRVLVLDEATSNLDAESEAVVQAAISRVMRGRTTVIVAHRLSTIRDADVILVLEHGQLVEQGTHGALMEKGGVYQRLVERQTAI; encoded by the coding sequence TTGGTAAAGAAGCGCTCATGGTTCTTCGCCACCACCATGATGGCGGGCTACATCGCGATCACGGGGATGATCTGGATGGGCGGCCGCGCGCTGATTAGCGGCGAGATGACCGCGGGCGATTTGACCTCGTTTTTTCTTTACACGTTCATGGTCGCGGGCGGTTTTGCCGAGCTCGCGGGGCTGTGGGGCTCGCTTAAGCGCGCGGCGGGCGCGGCGCAGCGATTGTTTGAAATCGTCGATACCTCGCCCGAGGTCGCGTCGCCCGCCAAGCCGACGCCGCTGCCTGAGGGCGGTGGCCACCTCGCCTTTGAGGGCGTCACGTTTCGCTACCCCGCGCGCGCCGATGTCGAGGTGCTGCGCGACGTATCGTTTGAAGTGAAGCCCGGCCAGGTCATCGCCATCGTCGGCGCCTCAGGTGGCGGCAAGTCGACGATCCTGCAACTCCTGTTTCGCTTCTTCGATGCCAACGCAGGCCGCGTAACATTCGAGGGCGTCGACGTCCGTCAGCTCGCCCTGCCCGAGCTGCGGCGCGCGCTGGCCTTGGTCGCGCAAGACCCTGTTTTGTTTTCGGGTACCATCGCGGAGAACATCTGCTACGGGCTCGAAGGCGGCAACAAAGGCTCGGGCGACGCCGGCGCCATGGAGCGCGCCGCGCGCGACGCCAACGCCCACGAGTTCATCGCCGGGTTTCCCGACGGCTACGAAACCGTCGTCGGCGAGCGCGGCGTAAAGCTTTCGGGCGGGCAAAAGCAGCGCCTCGCCTTGGCGCGCGCGCTCGTCACCAATCCACGCGTGCTGGTGCTCGACGAGGCCACCTCGAACTTGGATGCCGAGAGTGAGGCCGTGGTGCAGGCCGCCATCTCGCGCGTGATGCGCGGCCGCACCACGGTGATCGTGGCACATCGCCTTAGCACCATCCGCGACGCCGACGTCATCTTGGTCCTCGAACACGGCCAGCTCGTCGAGCAAGGCACGCACGGCGCGCTGATGGAAAAAGGCGGCGTCTATCAGCGCCTCGTCGAGCGGCAAACGGCCATCTGA
- a CDS encoding DUF808 domain-containing protein, whose translation MPGGSLFALLDDIATILDDVSVLAKVATKKTAGVLGDDLALNAQQVAGVDAKRELPVVWAVAKGSALNKLILVPLALLISAIAPWLVTPLLMFGGAFLCYEGAHKLVESWSKSRTQAQAEHRELIAAVANPEIDLVALERDKIKAAIRTDFVLSAEIVAITLGTVAASPLVTRVGVLVVIAALMTVGVYGLVAGIVKLDDAGLHLASKPGRGAQRLGAFILAFAPRLMRFLSIAGTAAMFMVGGGILVHGLAPVASLLHAVETQLSAMPSVGGALAWLTAPIGNGLFGLLAGLAIVALLAAGGQLLRRQRG comes from the coding sequence ATGCCCGGTGGAAGCCTCTTCGCGCTGCTCGACGATATCGCGACGATTCTCGACGACGTCAGCGTCCTAGCCAAGGTCGCGACCAAAAAGACGGCCGGCGTGCTCGGCGACGATCTCGCGCTCAACGCGCAACAAGTCGCAGGCGTGGATGCCAAACGCGAGCTGCCCGTGGTGTGGGCCGTGGCCAAAGGCTCAGCGCTCAACAAGCTCATCTTAGTGCCGCTCGCCCTGCTAATCAGCGCGATCGCGCCATGGCTAGTCACGCCGCTGCTGATGTTTGGCGGCGCCTTTCTCTGCTACGAGGGCGCCCACAAGCTGGTCGAAAGCTGGAGCAAGAGCCGCACCCAAGCCCAGGCCGAACACCGCGAATTGATTGCGGCCGTCGCCAACCCCGAGATCGATCTAGTTGCGCTCGAGCGCGATAAAATCAAGGCCGCCATTCGCACTGACTTTGTGCTCTCAGCCGAAATCGTTGCGATCACGCTAGGCACCGTTGCCGCCTCGCCGCTCGTAACCCGGGTCGGCGTGCTCGTGGTCATTGCGGCGCTGATGACCGTCGGCGTCTATGGCCTAGTCGCTGGCATCGTCAAGCTCGACGACGCGGGGCTACATCTTGCCAGCAAGCCCGGCCGTGGCGCGCAGCGCTTGGGCGCGTTTATCTTGGCCTTTGCCCCTCGGCTGATGCGCTTTTTGTCGATCGCCGGCACGGCGGCGATGTTCATGGTCGGCGGTGGCATCTTGGTGCATGGCCTGGCGCCGGTGGCGTCGTTGCTGCACGCGGTTGAGACTCAACTGAGCGCCATGCCCTCCGTCGGGGGTGCGTTGGCGTGGCTTACGGCGCCGATCGGAAATGGCTTGTTTGGTTTGCTCGCAGGCTTGGCGATCGTTGCCTTGCTCGCGGCTGGCGGCCAGCTATTGCGGCGTCAGCGCGGTTAG